From the genome of Brassica napus cultivar Da-Ae unplaced genomic scaffold, Da-Ae ScsIHWf_2428;HRSCAF=3137, whole genome shotgun sequence, one region includes:
- the LOC111210281 gene encoding uncharacterized protein LOC111210281, whose product MELFQGGLSVRNYEAEFTRLRKYVHYGREDEMMIIRKFLRGLNPYIRSRLEAVEFHRLADLVERAVNVEEAIAAERASSSNATQPRRPSVPFQPQPHSAMQRGRGGRAFRGGRSGGSRPRTPTCFTCGQLGHVRRDCPTVGQFQPAVPSHITCFTCGERGHYATSCPCTHLAQPVVSSARPARPVNPPLPLPPAKRQATAGRDYALELPGPSGPPQGPISGTLLVGGISAHILFDSGATHSFVAPEVASQFDGEFTKVNLSISVLTPGDQVLETEGCNLRVPIIIQDMVFPADLLVLPLERYEVILGMDWLSSYRAHLDCGRGKIVFERDTQPPLAYHGIVPSDGASLVSA is encoded by the exons ATGGAGCTATTTCAGGGAGGATTATCTGTTAGGAATTATGAGGCAGAGTTTACCCGTCTCAGGAAGTATGTCCACTATGGTCGAGAGGACGAGATGATGATTATCCGTAAGTTCCTTCGAGGACTTAACCCATATATCAGGAGCAGACTTGAGGCAGTAGAGTTTCATCGGCTTGCTGATCTTGTTGAGCGTGCTGTGAATGTTGAGGAGGCCATTGCTGCTGAGAGAGCTTCTTCTAGCAATGCCACACAACCTAGACGTCCATCTGTTCCGTTCCAGCCTCAGCCGCATTCTGCTATGCAGCGAGGACGAGGAGGTAGAGCTTTTCGGGGAGGTCGTTCTGGAGGTTCTAGACCTAGAACCCCGACTTGTTTCACTTGTGGCCAGCTGGGCCATGTTAGGAGGGATTGTCCGACCGTGGGACAGTTCCAACCGGCTGTACCATCTCACATCACTTGTTTCACGTGTGGAGAGCGAGGACATTATGCGACATCATGTCCATGCACTCATCTTGCTCAGCCTGTTGTTTCGAGTGCTCGCCCCGCCAGACCAGTTAACCCACCTTTACCCTTACCTCCTGCTAAGCGTCAAGCCACTGCTGGTAGGGATTACGCTTTAGAGTTACCAGGACCATCCGGACCACCTCAGGGTCCGATTTCAG GGACTTTGCTTGTGGGTGGAATATCCGCCCACATCCTTTTCGATTCAGgagcaacacatagttttgtagCTCCTGAAGTAGCATCCCAATTCGATGGAGAATTCACTAAGGTGAATTTATCCATTTCCGTTCTAACTCccggagatcaagttcttgaaacTGAAGGCTGTAATCTAAGAGTTCCAATCATTATCCAAGATATGGTTTTTCCGGCTGATTTGTTAGTTCTCCCCTTAGAGAGGTACGAGGTAATCTTAGGGATGGATTGGCTGTCAAGTTACCGAGCTCACCTTGATTGTGGTCGAGGGAAGATTGTTTTCgagagagatacccaacccCCTTTAGCTTACCATGGCATAGTACCAAGTGATGGAGCGTCATTAGTGTCAGCATGA